The window GAATTCCTCGGTGCTGCCCTTAACTGCGGTTTCCGCATTGACATAAGCAACGCTTGAAATCATCAATATCGCCATTAATCCCTTCATGCTTGATTCCCTTGTCGATTAATCTCCAATCTAACTCTAGTCCACTATGGTTACCTTCGACTTATTCTAGTTATTTTCGGCTCACTCTTGTTATCTTCGAGCAACTCTAATTACCCACGGTCAATTCCAGTACGCGTGAAAGAATAACTCTCAAATCGCAGACATAAAAAAACCGAGCAACTCGCAACGAGTTACTCGGTTTGACTTATTTCCGATATTCTTTGTCATCGACTTTAGTTTCGTTCAGTTACTTAGATGCGAACCCCCTTACAACCGAACATGACATGGCGCTTCGTTCCCGCAAAGCACCACATCAGCACACACCATCGTTAAATGGTAGGTGTGTTGATCATTTACAGTTGAGCAAATGATCCTTCCCACGAGTATGTCTCACCAGCAAACTCAACAGTGTGAGTTGCTTGCTGCTTATCTTCAGCTTGGTTTGAAATACCGTAGTGGTAAGTGTTGCCAGATGTCGTTTGAATGCGCACAACAGTCCCGACACTGTTATGGCCAACAACAGACACTGATTTAACCAGACCACGAGCGCCTACAGAGGCTTCGATAGACTCGTTAAAGTAACCGTGTGTTTCCAATACAGAAGCAAACACATGGTTTTGACCAGACTGACGTAAGATGAACGCAGGCTCACTCTTAAGGTTGAAGTCTGGATCGTTAGCACCAGTGCGAGCAAAGATAACTTCGCTGCCCGCACTCGCGCTGGTTACTAGGCTGTAGTAGCTGCTGTCATGTAGCCAGCTTACTAGAGAACCTTCTTCGTTCACTTTGCCTGAAGCAACGTTCCATAAATGTTGGTAACCGTTGTCTTCACCTAATGGCTTAAGCGTTTTTTCCATGTTGTAATCGAAGTCAGTACGGATGATTTGGCCCGAGTGGTGAACTGGTAAGTCGTACTGGTGCTCAGCGTCAGCTTCGATGCGGTAAACATCAATCACTAGCGGCTTTTCGAACTCAGGAAGGTCAGCAAGAATTACGCTGCGCTGCATGTCTACGCCAGTGTAGTACTCAGAAATCGTGCCGCTCATTCCTTGTAGAGACTGGTCGTCTGCTACGAAGAAGTGCTTCTGACCAAACTTAGACTCAGCCAATGCTGTGTTGAAGTTGTTCTGCGTTTTCTGATCAACCGTTACTGTGTTGTGAGCAACCGTCTGCTTACAGTAAGACTTGTTCTCTGGGATGTAACGGCCGCCAAACTTAGGCTCAACGTTTACCCAACGACCAAAGCCGTAATCGTGCAGCACTTCGTGGCCACGGTTGAATACGCTTAGATGCAGGCCGTCGTAGTGACCGTGGTCTAGTGCTGAGTGGTACTGATGATCAGAACCGTGTTGACCAAACCAGATCAACGCCATGGTATCTGCGGTTTTAGGGTCGTCGTCTTGCTCATCACGGTGACGCAGGATGCTTACGCCGCCTTTTTCGCCTTCAGGGCCGTCCGTTACAAACAGGCTACCCCAGTTGAATGCTTTGATGTCGTCTGCTGCATCAACCGCGTCAGACAGTGTTTTACCAGAAGCATGAACCCAAACGTCTTGTTGGTGATCAGCCATACCAAGCAGAGTTTCAGTCTGCTCGTAACGGTGGTAACACACAGACGTCGCCATGATCACGCCTTCATCGTTGATAGAAATCGTCTTCGATGAATCATTTAGAGCTGGCAATGTGCCGTCTGGGAATGCAGTTTTGAATACAGAGTAAGACGTTGTCTTGATCACTGAATCGTTAAATTCGTAAATACCGATTTCTGGTTGACGACGTTCAATCGCTTCTGCGAAAAGGTAGATTGGACGTAGAGAGAAACGGTGGTAGTAAGGACCTTCCATGTAGTAGCCGTCTGGCGAGAACAGTTGGTCAAGTTGCGCTAAGAAACCGCCGCTTACTTTGTCCAATTTCAGGCCGTAAAGTGCTTTATCTACAGATTCTTGATCGTTGATCGCGTAACCACAGATACCTACCGCAGCCACTGCCCATAAGCCGTGGTTGTGTACGATATCGAAGTCGTGTGCGTAAGTAACAACGAACATTTCGATCATTTGCTTAAGAAGATCGTCTTCGATAAGGCGCTTCTGCTCTTCAGAGATAGTGTGGTAAATGCAGCTGTACGCACAAGAAGCGTAAAGCATCCACATGTTCTCGTTCAACGTTTGGTGGAACAGCTTACCCGGAGGGTTAGTGTCACGGCTTACGTTGCTTTCCAATGTTGGGTATACCGTCGCGTACGCTGTTAGCATATCAACGATGTAATCACGGTACTTTGTTTCCTCAGTGATAAGGAACAAACGACCCGCTAGATCCATATGGATGTAATTTTGCTTGTGACGGTTGTGTTCGTAACCGCCGCCTTCACCGTGACCTGGTACTTCAATGCCAACTTCAGCCATGTAAGCGTCAGTTTGTTTAATGTCACGAGTTAGTGCGTTACCTAAAAGGCTATCCTTGCCAAGTTCTTTACGAAGCTCTGCTGCTT of the Vibrio lentus genome contains:
- a CDS encoding heparinase II/III domain-containing protein, whose translation is MSYQPLLLNFDEAAELRKELGKDSLLGNALTRDIKQTDAYMAEVGIEVPGHGEGGGYEHNRHKQNYIHMDLAGRLFLITEETKYRDYIVDMLTAYATVYPTLESNVSRDTNPPGKLFHQTLNENMWMLYASCAYSCIYHTISEEQKRLIEDDLLKQMIEMFVVTYAHDFDIVHNHGLWAVAAVGICGYAINDQESVDKALYGLKLDKVSGGFLAQLDQLFSPDGYYMEGPYYHRFSLRPIYLFAEAIERRQPEIGIYEFNDSVIKTTSYSVFKTAFPDGTLPALNDSSKTISINDEGVIMATSVCYHRYEQTETLLGMADHQQDVWVHASGKTLSDAVDAADDIKAFNWGSLFVTDGPEGEKGGVSILRHRDEQDDDPKTADTMALIWFGQHGSDHQYHSALDHGHYDGLHLSVFNRGHEVLHDYGFGRWVNVEPKFGGRYIPENKSYCKQTVAHNTVTVDQKTQNNFNTALAESKFGQKHFFVADDQSLQGMSGTISEYYTGVDMQRSVILADLPEFEKPLVIDVYRIEADAEHQYDLPVHHSGQIIRTDFDYNMEKTLKPLGEDNGYQHLWNVASGKVNEEGSLVSWLHDSSYYSLVTSASAGSEVIFARTGANDPDFNLKSEPAFILRQSGQNHVFASVLETHGYFNESIEASVGARGLVKSVSVVGHNSVGTVVRIQTTSGNTYHYGISNQAEDKQQATHTVEFAGETYSWEGSFAQL